The window AAGGTCTCCGCACTCATCATTGACTTACAACCGAGAATCACCAGCAGCGAAACGATGAGTCCGAACGTTGCAGTGGTCTGAATAAAACTCGTGTAAAAACCTTTCTTGCCCGGTGGCGCATGTTCTGCCACATAAGTAGCGGCCCCACCATACTCTCCTCCCAACGCCAGCCCCTGCAAGGCACGCAATACAAAAACCAGAATGGGTGCAACAATTCCTATATGACTATAACCCGGAATCAGACCAATGGCAAAGGTAGAACCACCCATCAACAACAAGGTAATCATGAACGTATACTTCCTTCCAATCACATCTCCCAAACGCCCGAACACCAGAGCACCAAAGGGACGAATAACAAAGCCAACACCAAAGGCCGCCAATGTCGCCAGAAAGGCTGCTGTGGGATTCTCTTTCGGAAAAAACTGCGTCGAGATAATATTGGCCAGACTCCCGAAAATATAAAAATCATACCACTCGATCATGGTACCAACGGAAGAGGCTGTTATAACTTTGGTAATACCTTTTGGATGCATAGGTTCTATAGAGATCCTAAAGATAGAAAATACAATTGATGAATTGTTGAGTTGATGAATTGATGAATGTTTTAAATGAAGGAAGGTTGATAGATGAATTGATAAATGTTAATGAAGTAAAACCTGGCGCCCCTTGCGCATCCCCAGCGTCTTTGCGGTAAAAACAGATTTTAAGTTTACCTGAAGACTTTTTACAAATTAATGAATTGTTGAATTGATGATTTAATGAATGTTAAAAATGAAATATGAATTTTTGATCTACGAATGAACCCAATAAGATAAGGAATGGTTAAAAGATGATCGTGAGAATATAATTAATATATGTAAAGGAGTTCTTTAATTCAAATTTGGCTGTGTATTCATCGGTTTTACCCGAAGTGTTCCGGAGGCGAAAATGAGTCCCTGGATGATGAGGCCGATGATAACCAGAATAACCAATTCAAATTGCGAATAAATAGACGTCATGTTAAAAAGTTTATCAATACTGCTCATTTGCATCCTGGCTTCCGTGACCTGAATGGAGGAAAGCACCTGCAATATACCTGAGGCTTCCTTCGCACTTTGTTTTGCCAGTAGTAAATTTCCAGAGTTAGTTTGCAACTGAATATCTTCACACAACGCTACAAACTCGTAAAAATTCAAGGCCTCCTGATCGGTGAGCTTTGTTTGTTCATAAGAAAGATTCAACGCTTTTGCTTCGGTCAGCAATTGATTGATTCCATTTTGTTGCCGTGATAATTCCACGTCTTCATTGTCGATCAACTCAATGATCTGTTGAAATTTTTGAGAATACATGAAAATATAACTCTCCACAATGAGTCGGTCTTTATACATCGAAGAGATCGTACTATTGATCTCTGCTGATTTATTCCGCTCGTTAAAATTACTGAAGATGACTAACCCCAACACAAGAAAAAGCAATCCGGCAGCGGTTATTTTATTTTTGATACTATAGGTCCATTTCATCATGATACATTTTTTTGTATTTCTAACTGCATTGAATAAAGACATCGCAAATTAAAATTCGGCGGACTTCATATAAAATCAAAGTTAGGAAGAAATATTCACGCATCTTTAATGGATCTCTCACAAGTATAGTACCAAAGATCCCTAAAAAAAATACGCCCCTCTTTTCAGAGGAGCGCCGGCAGAACCTGCTAGGGTTTACTATCGTGTGACGCCATAGCTGAGCTCGGCAGTGAATTTTTGGTCGAGAGCACCAATGCGCTGAGCGGCAGCTTGAGTAATTTTGATGATGATGCTGTTATTATCTCCGGTATCGGGAAGCGGACCCACTACTTTCACGAAGACACTGTTGTTATTCATGCGGTTGGTGAGCTTGATGATGGTGCCCACCGGTGCAGTACGATGCAAGGCATAAAATTTACTTTGGTTTAAATCGGCTTCCGTGAGCCATGCTGCTACTCCTATTTCCGTAATTTTCTCCACCTCTGCCCCACTCTTCGGATCTTTCTCAATGACAGAAGTTCTGGAAGTACCGGGATTTGAATATACCGGTGGAACTTCAGTGCGATCGTCGTTGCGTGAAATGACCATCGAAGTCTGGTGACTATCTGCCTTCACAGGTACGGGTTCCTCTTTGATAGTTTCTTTGACCGGCTCGGGCTTCGACTCAACCGGCTCCGGTTTCACCACCTCTTTCTTAGTCTCTACCTGCGCTTGCTTCTCCACGGGCGTTGTTGCCTTTGCAGGAGTGGATTCCACAGCAACTGTTTGAGGTGTAACAGGTGTCGCTACGCTTTCTCTGGTGACTTGCATATCACCCACTTTTGCTTTGATCCTGAGCTGTTGCCCGGGCGAGATGGCATTAGACCCCAGACCATTGAGTGATTTAATTTCTTCAATGGACATATCGTACATCTTCGAAATACGATATAACGTCTCGCCTTTTTGTACCGTATGCGTTTTCCCTGTAGGACCGGTTTGCTGCTGAACTATTGCTTTCTTCGGCGTACTTTCAACCACCTTGGTCACCGGTGCGGGTGGCTTTTCCGGAGCCGCTTTCACTTCCTTTGAATCGGTGGTCAGACCAGCGGGAATATTAATGATCTGCCCTATTTTCAGTCCGTCGACTCCCGGATTAGCCTTTTGAAGATCATCGATGGTAACCGTATAGCGTCGGGAGACACTGGACCAGGTTTCCTTCGGCGCCACTTTGTGCAAGGTGAATTTCTTCCCGTTGATCCAGCGGGTGCGCAGCGAATCGGGATCTGCAGCCTGCGTAAAAGTTCCTAACACAATGAAGAACAGGAGGAATAACCCTGTCTTCCACTTCACAAAATCTATCATTTTTTGATTCATATCTTTACACAAGTATAGCGGTATGTCCACCGGCAATGACGTTGAGGGTCCTACTGTTTTCAACATATTAATTAACAGCAATGAAAAACATACCTTCTCCGACTTTATTTCTCCTAACGGCATTTCTCTGCTTTCTTGTATTCAGCCCATCTGCAGGAAATCCTGAAAAATCTCAAACATTTGTATTTCAAATAGATGTAAGAGAGGAGATTAGCCCCGGAATTGCGAGAATGTTCTCCAAAGGACTCGCTGAAGCCCAATCCATGAAGGCGGATTTGATCCTCATCAACATGAATACTTATGGCGGATTACTGGATGCAGCCGACAGTATCCGCACCCTGGTGTTGAACAGCAAAATACCGGTGATTGTTTTTATCGACAATAATGCGGCATCGGCCGGTGCACTCATCGCCATTGCCTGCGAAAAAATTTACATGCGCAAAGGGGCCAGTATCGGCGCGGCGACAGTAGTGACACAAAATGCAGAGGCGCTCCCCGATAAATATCAAAGTTATATGCGCAGTATGATGCGTTCAACTGCAGAAGCAAGAGGAAGAGATGCCCGCATCGCCGAAGCCATGGTGGATCCTCGCATCGCCATTCCGAATGTGAATGATTCGGGAAAAGTACTAACGCTTACCAGTACCGAAGCCTTGAAGCTGAACTATTGCAATGGCATTGCGGAGAGCATTAATGAAACCTTGGAGCTGGCGGGATACGCATCTTTCAAAATAACTAAATATGAACCCAGTTTAATAGATCGTTTGATCGGATGGTTGATTCATCCTGCTATCAGCGGAGTCCTCATTTTGGTGATGCTGGGCGGACTGTATTACGAACTGCAACAACCCGGATTAGGCTTTCCGATTATTTTAGCGATAGCCGCGGCTGTTCTCTACTTTGCTCCACTCTATCTCGATGGCCTTGCCGCGAATTGGGAAATCCTGATTTCTCTGGCCGGATTAGTCCTCATTATTCTGGAACTCTTTGTCATACCCGGATTCGGAGTGGCGGGGATTAGTGGAATTGTTCTCCTCCTCTTCGGACTAACGACCAGCCTGCTACGCAATGATGGCTTTGACTTTAGTGGTGTGAGCGGATACGCGCTGACGGAGTCGTTGGCTGTGGTTGTAGTGGGAATGTCGGGTGCTTTAGGCTTGTTCATTTTCGCCAGCAAGGTGTTATCCGAGAGTCCTATGTTTAAGAAGCTGGTGTTATCCACAGAAATGACGGCTGCTGCGGGCTATACTTCCGCGATTGATCATCCGGAAATCGGGACACAGGGTATAACGGTGACGCTGTTACGTCCTTCAGGAAAAATTCGCGTGGGAGATCAGGTGTATACAGCGAGCAGTGAAAGTGGATTTATAGAGGCGAATACCACGGTAGAAATTGTAGCAATTATCGGTGGAAACATTATCGTGAAGCAATAATTAATCAATTCGTGTTTGGTCGCAAGGAATTCAAATTCGAGCGTGGAGAGTTGAATGTCGCATTTCCCGTTTTCTAATCTGGAAATATAACTTTTCTTCGTTCCAACTTTGTCGGCCAACTCTTCTTGTGTCATGTTAGCTTCTTTTCTTGCCTCTTTAAGCATCTCACTGATCACAAAATATTGTGCCTTCTCTTCGAATTTATCAGCTTTGTGTTCGGTTTCGACTTTATAAGTCACTATTTTCTTTTCTGTTTTTACTGCGAAATAATCCGCTTATGTTTTTGATTCTTTAAAGTTTCTGCGTTTTCTTTTGTTCAACACAGGGTGTTTTTTTAAGCACGGTTTAACAGAATGTTTAATTGATCTCTGACTTTTTCCGAATCAGAAATAGTCCGATAAAAGTGAGGATTCCATTCACTAACAGTAGCTCATATCCGAACTTAAAGCCATTGCACCAGACCGGCATCATGTCGGCCAACACCCAGGTGAATGCAGGAGCGATAAGGCATACAACAGGCACGAGCGACTCCTTTAATTTTGATTTCATAAGGACACCATAGGCAAATAGTCCGAGGAGAGGACCGTACGTATAGCCGGCGAGTTTGAGGATGAGGTCGATGATGGATCGGTTATCTATCCAGTGAAAGACCATCACGCAAATCAGAAATACTCCGGCGAATACCAGATGTACCTTTCTGCGAATACTTGTTTGTTGTGCTTCGTTGAGTTTCGGATTGCGCTGAATGCCGAGGATGTCGAGAGAGAAGGAAGCTGTAAGTGCCGTGATCGCCCCATCTGCAGAGGGAAATAAAGCGGAAATGAGCGCGATGATAAAGATGAGTCCCATGACAGGCGGAAAATGTTGCATGGCGAGTGTGGGAAATAAATCATCTCCCTTGAGTGCCAGTTGATGATCGTTGCTATAGAGATACAATACACCACCGAGAAAGAGGAAGAGGAAGTTGACGAAAATGAGGATGACACTGAGCGTGACCACATTTTTCTGTGAATCCTTCAGTGTGCGCACCGAAATATTTTTCTGCATCATCTCCTGATCCAGACCGGTCATGGTTAATGCGATGAAGGCTCCGCCGAGAAGATGCTTCATATAATGTCCAGGACTATTGATATCCGTAATCATCAACTTGCTATAACCGAGATCCGTCATTCTTATCCATGCTTCACCAAAGGAGAGATCGAGATTTTGCAAGACATAAATGACACAGGCAATCAATCCGCCCAGCATGAATGTAGTTTGCAGGGTGTCGGTCCAGACGATGGTTTTAACCCCGCCTTTAAAGGTATAGGCGAGAATGAGCAATAAGATGAAGATGGCAGTAACGATGAAGGGAACACCCATCTGATTCAACACCAGGTCCTGCAACACGCGAATCACCAGATACAGCCGAGCAGTTGCTCCCAGCGTTCGTGAAACGATGAAGAAGAGCGCCCCGGTTTTATAAGAACTTCTTCCAAAGCGTTCCTGCAGATAATGGTAGATAGAAGTCAGTTGCAGGCGATAGTACAAGGGAAGAAGAATATACGCCACACCCATATAGCCGATAAAATAACCGAACACCACCATCAGGTACGACATCCCTGAACCTGCTACTGTTCCCGGCACCGAAACGAAGGTCACACCCGAAAGCGAGGTGCCGATCATCCCAAAAGCCACAATATACCAGGGCGAGGACTTATTTCCCTGAAAAAAAGCCTGGTTTCCTGCACCGCGGGCTGTATACCAGGAAATCCATAGTAAAACAAGGAAATAGAGCGCAATAAGAGTGATAATCAGGATCGGAGACATAGCCATTCGTATATCTGCAAAGAAAAAATAGCGGGAAATCAAATCTTAATGCCTCCTCAATTTTTTTGAACAATCGGGGATTCGTAATTTTGTAGAAATCCATCTCTCTTGCAACTCCCATCCAAAGTCCTAGACGAAGCCATTGAAGCTTTTGCACAACTCCCCGGCATCGGTCGTAAAAGCGCGCTGCGTATGGTTTTACATCTGCTGAAAACTTCACCCGAACGGGTAGAGCAATTTGGTGATGTCCTGATCCGTTTACGAAAGGAGTTACGCTATTGCCAAAACTGTCATAACATTTCCGGCGAAGTCCTTTGCAGCATTTGCAGCGATCAGAGGCGGGATGCCTCGCTGGTTTGTGTGGTGGAAGATATCCGGGATGTGATGGCCATTGAAAATACACTTCAGTATAAGGGACATTATCATGTGCTCGGCGGACTCATCTCCCCTATGGATGGTATCGGACCTTCTCAGTTAAACATCGATAGCCTCTGCGAAAAAACAGGGCGCGGAGAAGTGGCAGAAGTGATTGCTGCGTTGAGCACTACGATGGAAGGTGATAC of the Bacteroidota bacterium genome contains:
- the recR gene encoding recombination protein RecR, with the protein product MQLPSKVLDEAIEAFAQLPGIGRKSALRMVLHLLKTSPERVEQFGDVLIRLRKELRYCQNCHNISGEVLCSICSDQRRDASLVCVVEDIRDVMAIENTLQYKGHYHVLGGLISPMDGIGPSQLNIDSLCEKTGRGEVAEVIAALSTTMEGDTTLFYLYKKLKPFDVKMSTLARGVAIGGALEYADEVTLGRSIINRVPYDNHLVK
- a CDS encoding nodulation protein NfeD; this encodes MKNIPSPTLFLLTAFLCFLVFSPSAGNPEKSQTFVFQIDVREEISPGIARMFSKGLAEAQSMKADLILINMNTYGGLLDAADSIRTLVLNSKIPVIVFIDNNAASAGALIAIACEKIYMRKGASIGAATVVTQNAEALPDKYQSYMRSMMRSTAEARGRDARIAEAMVDPRIAIPNVNDSGKVLTLTSTEALKLNYCNGIAESINETLELAGYASFKITKYEPSLIDRLIGWLIHPAISGVLILVMLGGLYYELQQPGLGFPIILAIAAAVLYFAPLYLDGLAANWEILISLAGLVLIILELFVIPGFGVAGISGIVLLLFGLTTSLLRNDGFDFSGVSGYALTESLAVVVVGMSGALGLFIFASKVLSESPMFKKLVLSTEMTAAAGYTSAIDHPEIGTQGITVTLLRPSGKIRVGDQVYTASSESGFIEANTTVEIVAIIGGNIIVKQ
- a CDS encoding sodium:solute symporter, with the protein product MSPILIITLIALYFLVLLWISWYTARGAGNQAFFQGNKSSPWYIVAFGMIGTSLSGVTFVSVPGTVAGSGMSYLMVVFGYFIGYMGVAYILLPLYYRLQLTSIYHYLQERFGRSSYKTGALFFIVSRTLGATARLYLVIRVLQDLVLNQMGVPFIVTAIFILLLILAYTFKGGVKTIVWTDTLQTTFMLGGLIACVIYVLQNLDLSFGEAWIRMTDLGYSKLMITDINSPGHYMKHLLGGAFIALTMTGLDQEMMQKNISVRTLKDSQKNVVTLSVILIFVNFLFLFLGGVLYLYSNDHQLALKGDDLFPTLAMQHFPPVMGLIFIIALISALFPSADGAITALTASFSLDILGIQRNPKLNEAQQTSIRRKVHLVFAGVFLICVMVFHWIDNRSIIDLILKLAGYTYGPLLGLFAYGVLMKSKLKESLVPVVCLIAPAFTWVLADMMPVWCNGFKFGYELLLVNGILTFIGLFLIRKKSEIN
- a CDS encoding helix-turn-helix transcriptional regulator, coding for MLKEARKEANMTQEELADKVGTKKSYISRLENGKCDIQLSTLEFEFLATKHELINYCFTIMFPPIIATISTVVFASINPLSLLAVYT
- a CDS encoding LysM peptidoglycan-binding domain-containing protein translates to MNQKMIDFVKWKTGLFLLFFIVLGTFTQAADPDSLRTRWINGKKFTLHKVAPKETWSSVSRRYTVTIDDLQKANPGVDGLKIGQIINIPAGLTTDSKEVKAAPEKPPAPVTKVVESTPKKAIVQQQTGPTGKTHTVQKGETLYRISKMYDMSIEEIKSLNGLGSNAISPGQQLRIKAKVGDMQVTRESVATPVTPQTVAVESTPAKATTPVEKQAQVETKKEVVKPEPVESKPEPVKETIKEEPVPVKADSHQTSMVISRNDDRTEVPPVYSNPGTSRTSVIEKDPKSGAEVEKITEIGVAAWLTEADLNQSKFYALHRTAPVGTIIKLTNRMNNNSVFVKVVGPLPDTGDNNSIIIKITQAAAQRIGALDQKFTAELSYGVTR